The genomic segment TAAGAAAACTAGCAGAACGTAAATGATCGGCTATTACTTTGTGCGCAGCTTGATTGTCTTTGTTGCCGGTAACATTTTGTGATTCCTTTACAATGGCTTCGAACAATTTTGTTTTATAGTTATCATCTGTACCCTCTAGAATTGCGGCCACCCTTTCTAGCCCCATTCCTGTATCTATACACGGACACTCCATGCGCGCCAGTTCTCCGCTTTGTTCCCTTATGTACTGCATGAAAACGAGGTTCCATATCTCGACGTATCTTTCCCCGGGGTCCTTTTTATCTTCAGGTATGTCACCGGATAAGTGTTCTCCATGGTCATAAAAGATCTCTGAGCAGGGACCACACGGGCCAATATCACCCATCTGCCAGAAATTATCACTTGTGCTAATTCTCTTGATTTTTCTTTCCCCGAAGCCTGTTAATTTATCCCAAATCTCGAACGCTTCATCGTCCTCGTGGTAGACTGTAATGTACAGTTTTTTCTTACTTAACGTGAGTTCTTCAGTGACAAATTTCCAAGCTAACTCTATTGCTCTTTCCTTGAAATAGCAGCCAAAGCTGAAATTTCCCAGCATCTCAAAAAAGGTGTGGTGCCGTTTTGTAAATCCAACGTTTTCCAAGTCATTGTGTTTACCTCCAGCCCTCACGCATTTTTGTGCTGTTACGATGCTCGAGAATGGTGCTCTTCTGACATCCACAAAGTACTCCTTAAATGGAACCATACCCGCGTTGACGAACATCAGTGAAGGATCGTCTTTCGGTACTAAGGATGCAGAAGGAAGGTATGTGTGTCCGTTTTTGACGAAAAAATCTATGAATTTTTTTCTGAGGCCGTCTATCATAAAGTAACCCCAATGCACAGGACACGAACGTAAATGTTATATGTTTTCGGGTCTTTAAAGTAAAGTACAGCAATTTTCTTACTAGGTCTTGCAGGCAGGGTTCTTGTGCTGCTTAGAAATTTGTATTGCGCCTGTAAAACACTGAGCCTTTTAGAGCTGGGTAGAGTTGTTTATGAAGGCTACTTTCCCGAAGATAACTTTTATACGGGATTCCTGTTTTATCATCAAAAAAAAGGCTTAATTTACGATATCCTGCAACCATCTGTAGCTGTGCTTTTTTGTTTCCAGTGCTTAATCAATTACTAGTCGATCTTGCGCCTCTTTATGTGGTGTCTGTTCTGATTGTGAGTACCTACCTACTAGTGAATGGTAGCTCTACTACAGAGAGAATAACCTTTGTCTCAATTGTGCTACTTGTAGTTTATCAGAGTTTTACTCTTTCAAAACCATTAGCTTTTTTAGAGAGTACAATGATTGCACCCGTTATTGCCATACTTGGTTTGGCTATAATGGGGAGATTAGTTGCTTGTACTAGCGTCGTTAACAGAGCTGCGGTTCTCATAGTAGAAATCAAGCATAAGGCACTCATACCAGTCATTTTGATACTTTTGTGCTTCATACTGAGCGCCTTTGTTAACAATACACCTGTGGTGGTGCTTCTTATTTCATTTGTTTCCACATTTGGCAAGCAAGTAGGTATAGCCAATTCCAGAATGATGCTCCCGATTGCTTTTTCTGCATCCCTTGGTGGAATGCTCACAGTTCTTGGAAGTAGTACAAATTTCCTTATCTACTCAAAAGCTGAGGAGCTCGGTGTCGAATTAGGCTTCTTTGGATTCTTCTTACCAGCGATATTTGTAGGCATTTTTGGGATCATTTATGTGATCTTTCTTACGTTGATACTTCCAATAAGAAAACCCGTAGAAGAGCACGTTAGAAGATTCCTCTTTGTTTTGAACTCGTCTAAGTCTGGGAGATTGATTTTCTCTTCAGTCGGAATACATGAGATAAAAAATATTCTACATAATCACGTATTTGGTGATAATCTGATAATGAATGAGATCGTGATTACGGAAAAATCTGAATTGATAGGCTATAGCATATTGTCCGATAACGTCGCGAGTTACTTTAATGCATGTGCTGTTGGTATAACGCACACTTCAGAGAAGATAGTGCCTGGCTCTAGGTTAATTATTGTTTGTAAAGAAACGAGTCCCTATCATAGAGAGGGGGAAGTGTTTTTCGCAAAAGATAAATCGTGCATTCTGAGTCATGCTAATAGCGTAAAGGTAATATGTGCTTTTATTGGTATGGTTCTTTTATCTGGGATTTTGAAAATACCACTTGCTCTTACTGTTCTTTCTGGTCTTGCACTGTTGATTGTTTTGAATGCCGTTGACGTGAAAGAGGTTTTCAGATTTCTCGAAGTAAAGCTGCTGCTTATGCTTGTTTACTCGCTTACTATAGGAACATCACTAGAAATGACAGGTTTACCGGGGGATTTTGTGCAGCTTCTCTATCAATGTACCCGCACATTATCCCCTATTGCCCTAATCTGTATACTTTTTGCTATAGTGACTTTACTGAACGAAGTTATGAGTAATAATGCAGTAGGATTAATTTTTACACCTGTTGTACTAAAACTCAGCCACATGATGGGATTAGAGGCAAAGTATCTACTGTGGACGCTGATATTTGCATCCAATAGTGCTTTTGCTACACCGTTTGGATATCAAGTTAACCTTATCGTCATGGAAGCAGGAAAGTACAAGTATTCTGATTATCTAAAGTTTGGTTTTCCACTTAATGTAGTTGTTTTAGTTGGCTATATTCTCTATTTGCACCTCTTTTCTGAGCTAGATTTCTTTCATTGTGTCTCTCATCAGTAGATGAGAGTTCATGATAGTTTTTCTGGCTTTTTGGTATGGATATTGCAATAGAGAAGTTTCTGTTTCTAAGTGGAAGGTGGTAGTACTCATTGAACAACGTATATTTTAGGCGTACAATTCTGAGTTGTTCGCGGTCGTGGTGGAATTGGTAGACACGCAGCGTTGAGGTCGCTGTGGCTAATTAAACGGCCTTGGAAGTTCAAGTCTTCTCGACCGCACGTCTTTTTATGCGCTCTGTCGTGCCCGCATGATGAATGTTATCCATCAGGTATCTGTTTTGGATGTTTGTGCCTTTGGCTTATAAGTTTTCCAGAGTTTCTTTTAGTGCAATTTCCATCACTAGTGGGGATAACAGCACTGCAATCACGTTTCCAAAAAATAACGCTGAGAAAATCCCTGGACTGTTTATACCCCACTTTAAAAGTGCAAGTGCTGTTACGATTCCGGGAATCGAGATTGGTGCGGCAAGAATAATGGGTGTGATTCGATCCGAGCGAATACTTAAACTACTGCACAGCGCACCAGTGAAGGATAGCATTCCTGTCGAGTAGCAAAGTGAACCAGCAAATAAAATTATAGTCGGGGTGTGTATTTTGTCGGTGCTTAGAAGATAAAACAAACCTGTAGCCAGGAGTGTTAATAAAAGACCTTGTCTAATCCATAATCCTAAGACGGTCTTTACTATAAAGCTCCTGATGCCTGGGGTAAACGTAACGAGTTGCTCTAGGCTTCCAGTAGCCCAATATTGTGAAAAAATTCCGCTCACTGAGACTAGATGTAGGATGTTTGTGGTTATCCAAAGCAACGGTCCGTCCATTGAGCAGTTTAAGATCTGTTTGTAGAGAAGTAGCTGAAAAAAGTTGATCAATAAGAATGCTAATAGTACTATTGACGACTTGCCACGAAACATATAAGGTTCTCTCTTTGGTAGCAAGTATAACATAATAGTTATTTAAGTTTATGATGTTAGAGTTCTGCCGGTGTGGCTTTTTTTTTCTTTTACCCGATGTCTTCTGATGATATAAAAAATGCCGAGTATATGGGAGAAAGAATGCTTGCGTACTTTCATGAAAAGTTGATCGGTCTTAGGAATGCCATAGTAAATCAAGGGAAGGTTGTCAAAGACGTGCTGAGCAAGTGTGCGAACTCATATGAGGCGGACGACATCATAATGTCCGCACAAAAGCGCAACTCATTGTTGAGTGAAATAGATGAGGCGCTTGAACGCATGGAACAGGGTGTGTATGGCTACTGCGAGGAGACCGGTGACGAGATAGGCTTTGGTAGATTGGATCTCGAGCCTACGGCCAGGTACTGCGTTGATGTGCAGGAAAGACTGGATAAGAAAAATCGTTTTCTTCGGTCCCCTGGGAGCGTAAATAGTGAAGAGGGGTGATTTTTTGCTTTTGACAACTGTAGCACATGAGTGCAGAATAGTTCCCGTGTCCTATTATTTGGTCTGACTTGGTGGATAAGGAGAATCTCAACAAAACTAAGAGAGTTGTCTCTGAGAGTCTAGAGGAGAAGCTTGGCGAGTCTTACCAAGTTTTTAATAGTGGGTTCGTGCGCGTTGTTGACTACATGGGAAACGATCAGGCGATTGTTCAGGCCGCTCGGGTTTCCTATGGAAAGGGAACAAAAACAGTGAACCAAGATCGTGGTTTGATACATTACTTGATGCGACATGGGCACACTACACCATTCGAAATGTGTGAAATAAAGTTTCATGTCAAGATGCCTATATTTGTTGCCAGACAATGGATTAGGCACAGGACAGCTAATGTTAACGAATACTCA from the Neorickettsia sennetsu str. Miyayama genome contains:
- a CDS encoding TraR/DksA family transcriptional regulator is translated as MSSDDIKNAEYMGERMLAYFHEKLIGLRNAIVNQGKVVKDVLSKCANSYEADDIIMSAQKRNSLLSEIDEALERMEQGVYGYCEETGDEIGFGRLDLEPTARYCVDVQERLDKKNRFLRSPGSVNSEEG
- a CDS encoding SLC13 family permease; the protein is MLNQLLVDLAPLYVVSVLIVSTYLLVNGSSTTERITFVSIVLLVVYQSFTLSKPLAFLESTMIAPVIAILGLAIMGRLVACTSVVNRAAVLIVEIKHKALIPVILILLCFILSAFVNNTPVVVLLISFVSTFGKQVGIANSRMMLPIAFSASLGGMLTVLGSSTNFLIYSKAEELGVELGFFGFFLPAIFVGIFGIIYVIFLTLILPIRKPVEEHVRRFLFVLNSSKSGRLIFSSVGIHEIKNILHNHVFGDNLIMNEIVITEKSELIGYSILSDNVASYFNACAVGITHTSEKIVPGSRLIIVCKETSPYHREGEVFFAKDKSCILSHANSVKVICAFIGMVLLSGILKIPLALTVLSGLALLIVLNAVDVKEVFRFLEVKLLLMLVYSLTIGTSLEMTGLPGDFVQLLYQCTRTLSPIALICILFAIVTLLNEVMSNNAVGLIFTPVVLKLSHMMGLEAKYLLWTLIFASNSAFATPFGYQVNLIVMEAGKYKYSDYLKFGFPLNVVVLVGYILYLHLFSELDFFHCVSHQ
- a CDS encoding heme exporter protein CcmB: MLYLLPKREPYMFRGKSSIVLLAFLLINFFQLLLYKQILNCSMDGPLLWITTNILHLVSVSGIFSQYWATGSLEQLVTFTPGIRSFIVKTVLGLWIRQGLLLTLLATGLFYLLSTDKIHTPTIILFAGSLCYSTGMLSFTGALCSSLSIRSDRITPIILAAPISIPGIVTALALLKWGINSPGIFSALFFGNVIAVLLSPLVMEIALKETLENL